From a region of the Vicingus serpentipes genome:
- a CDS encoding NAD(P)/FAD-dependent oxidoreductase → MNKKVDYIIVGQGLAGSVLAYELLENKQTILVIDEEKENTSSRVAAGLCNPVVFKRLTKSWLVDEVLENAKSFYRQQEKLLGEQFYFDIPIYKLFVDEKEANFWRQKSNEPQLFDWINHKIEHPFNPTYLDHKFGAAKTLQSGYLQTAKWLSHFREYLKKSNSFLGSTFDYNKIEFKENGVAWNGYEAKQIIFCEGYQSIHNPFFSWLPFKLTKGEVLTVQFENLKLDSAINKGVFVLPYNNNYKLGATYNWDELNEKTSEEGKEELLKKAGKFINDKIEIIEHKAGVRPTVLDRRPLIGVHPNHKQLCVFNGLGTKGVMLAPFFSQKLVNCLLNNAPLDKEIDINRFEN, encoded by the coding sequence ATGAATAAAAAAGTCGATTATATTATTGTAGGGCAAGGATTGGCTGGTTCTGTTTTAGCTTATGAATTATTAGAAAATAAACAGACTATTCTCGTTATTGATGAAGAAAAAGAAAACACATCTTCAAGAGTTGCTGCTGGATTATGCAATCCGGTTGTGTTTAAGCGATTAACCAAAAGTTGGTTAGTTGATGAAGTATTAGAAAACGCAAAATCATTTTATAGGCAACAAGAAAAATTACTAGGCGAACAGTTCTATTTCGATATTCCTATTTATAAATTGTTTGTTGATGAGAAAGAAGCTAATTTTTGGAGACAAAAAAGTAATGAACCCCAACTTTTTGATTGGATTAACCATAAAATAGAACATCCTTTTAATCCAACCTATCTTGACCATAAATTTGGTGCAGCAAAAACACTGCAATCTGGTTATTTGCAAACGGCAAAATGGTTAAGTCATTTTCGTGAATATTTAAAAAAATCAAACTCTTTTCTCGGTTCAACGTTCGATTACAATAAAATAGAATTTAAAGAAAATGGGGTTGCTTGGAATGGATATGAAGCAAAGCAAATTATTTTTTGTGAAGGTTATCAAAGTATTCATAATCCTTTTTTTAGCTGGTTGCCTTTTAAGTTAACCAAAGGCGAAGTTTTAACGGTTCAATTTGAAAATTTAAAATTAGATTCTGCGATAAATAAAGGTGTTTTTGTATTACCTTACAACAACAATTATAAACTGGGGGCTACCTATAATTGGGATGAATTAAATGAAAAAACATCAGAAGAAGGTAAAGAAGAATTATTAAAAAAAGCAGGAAAATTTATTAATGATAAAATAGAAATAATAGAGCATAAAGCTGGAGTTCGACCGACGGTCCTCGACAGAAGACCTCTAATTGGAGTTCATCCTAACCATAAACAATTATGCGTTTTTAATGGATTAGGCACAAAAGGAGTAATGCTCGCTCCATTTTTTAGTCAAAAATTGGTAAATTGCTTATTAAATAATGCTCCTCTCGATAAGGAAATTGATATTAATCGCTTTGAAAATTAA
- a CDS encoding DUF3108 domain-containing protein has translation MKTKHIISAIAIAGLFSAFSAQQQIAIGQTTEKTEFRKIESEAYKPGEVLEYRLHYGVINAGTARLEVNKLDKKIAGREVYHVVGTGKSKGAFDWFFKVRDRYETFIDKDGAFPWMFVRDVNEGGYKIKQNYTFAQNKQKVITQDGNEFEAPEGIQDMLSSFYYARTIDFSNAKKGEIFTIWSFVDDEIWPLKIRYAGKEKVEVSGDTYNAMKFHPVIQTGRLFKSEDDVSVWISDDANKIPLLAQGKVMVGSVKMELTGYKGLVAPISKIDD, from the coding sequence ATGAAAACAAAACACATAATATCAGCGATTGCTATTGCAGGGTTGTTTTCTGCATTTAGCGCTCAACAACAAATTGCGATTGGGCAAACAACTGAAAAAACAGAGTTTAGAAAAATTGAAAGTGAAGCTTATAAGCCAGGAGAAGTTTTAGAGTATAGATTACATTATGGAGTAATTAATGCTGGAACAGCTAGATTAGAAGTAAATAAATTAGATAAAAAAATTGCTGGACGAGAAGTTTACCATGTGGTTGGAACAGGAAAATCGAAAGGCGCTTTTGATTGGTTTTTTAAAGTTAGAGACCGTTATGAAACATTTATCGATAAGGATGGAGCCTTCCCTTGGATGTTTGTTAGAGACGTAAATGAAGGTGGTTATAAGATTAAACAGAATTACACCTTTGCTCAAAACAAACAAAAAGTAATTACTCAAGATGGCAATGAATTTGAAGCTCCAGAAGGAATTCAAGATATGCTTTCTTCATTTTATTATGCAAGAACTATAGATTTTAGTAATGCTAAAAAAGGAGAAATATTTACAATTTGGTCGTTTGTTGATGATGAAATATGGCCGTTAAAAATAAGATATGCAGGAAAAGAAAAAGTAGAAGTTAGTGGAGATACTTATAATGCAATGAAGTTTCACCCTGTAATTCAAACAGGTCGTTTGTTTAAAAGTGAAGACGATGTAAGTGTTTGGATTTCAGATGATGCAAATAAAATACCACTACTAGCACAAGGTAAAGTTATGGTTGGTTCAGTTAAAATGGAATTAACAGGCTACAAAGGATTAGTTGCACCAATTTCAAAAATTGACGATTAA
- a CDS encoding peptidoglycan DD-metalloendopeptidase family protein gives MGKKIAAVVFVLILLIGGCRIYFNDYYYDLETEEDLISLEDTIPEPTFEYGIQTDSFTVHKGVIQPNEFLANILLKYKIPYPEIDKLVKESEGVFNVKSLHVGKNYTVMCSNDSLGKAQCFIYEPNAVEYVVFDMRDSLRIYKERREITTEIHTTSGVITSSLYKTLQDAKVSPVLAIEMANVYAWSIDFYRIQENDWFKVIYEEKFVDGKSIGIGKVLAAEFNHSGKNYNAYYFEQDNVGDYFDSKANSLRRAFLKSPLEFGRLTSGFTMKRFHPVQKRNKPHLGTDYAAPKGTPILATGNGVVIASAHSVYNGNYVKIKHNSTYTTQYLHMSKRAAKVGQSIKQGDVIGYVGSTGLATGPHVCYRFWKNGQQVNHLNEDFPPSEPIKPAYKAPFELKKAEFDKQLQKVKVKGLD, from the coding sequence ATGGGGAAAAAAATAGCTGCGGTTGTATTTGTGTTAATCCTTTTAATAGGAGGGTGTAGAATATATTTCAATGATTATTATTACGATTTAGAAACAGAGGAAGACTTAATTAGTCTAGAAGACACCATTCCTGAACCTACTTTTGAGTATGGTATTCAAACGGATTCATTTACAGTACATAAAGGAGTAATACAACCGAATGAATTTTTAGCAAACATTTTATTAAAATATAAAATTCCTTATCCAGAGATTGATAAACTGGTTAAAGAATCAGAAGGTGTTTTTAATGTAAAAAGCTTACATGTGGGTAAAAACTATACAGTAATGTGTAGTAATGATTCTTTAGGTAAAGCACAATGTTTTATATACGAACCAAATGCTGTAGAGTATGTGGTGTTTGATATGAGAGATTCGTTAAGAATTTATAAAGAGCGTAGAGAAATTACAACCGAAATACACACAACCTCAGGAGTTATTACATCTTCTTTATATAAAACCCTGCAGGACGCAAAAGTAAGCCCTGTGTTGGCAATAGAAATGGCAAATGTGTATGCCTGGTCGATAGATTTCTACAGAATTCAAGAAAACGATTGGTTTAAAGTAATATATGAAGAAAAGTTTGTTGATGGAAAATCAATAGGTATTGGCAAAGTATTGGCAGCAGAATTTAACCATAGTGGTAAAAACTATAATGCTTATTACTTTGAACAAGATAATGTAGGTGATTATTTTGATTCCAAAGCGAATAGTTTAAGACGGGCATTTTTAAAGTCACCCTTAGAGTTTGGTCGATTAACCTCTGGTTTTACAATGAAGCGTTTTCATCCGGTACAAAAACGAAATAAACCACATTTAGGAACAGATTACGCCGCACCAAAAGGAACACCAATTTTGGCTACTGGAAACGGAGTTGTAATTGCATCTGCACATTCTGTTTATAATGGTAATTACGTTAAAATTAAACACAATAGTACTTACACTACTCAATATTTACACATGAGTAAAAGAGCAGCTAAAGTTGGTCAAAGTATAAAGCAAGGAGATGTAATTGGTTATGTTGGTAGCACAGGTTTAGCAACTGGTCCTCATGTTTGTTATCGTTTTTGGAAAAATGGGCAACAGGTTAATCATTTAAATGAGGATTTTCCTCCATCTGAGCCAATAAAGCCTGCCTACAAAGCACCATTTGAGCTTAAAAAAGCAGAGTTTGATAAGCAATTACAAAAGGTAAAAGTGAAAGGGCTGGATTAG
- a CDS encoding YiiX/YebB-like N1pC/P60 family cysteine hydrolase yields the protein MLVRPYNIFIVLIYFAFIFFGCSIKEKTNKKQQDKYCWENIHSKIESYSNLDSILSFEISEFQLLVEQSLVVRSEMIQFSNEINLDIEKPISSKHLEFLKSKTETFLVLREKLYDITYRYECAQEASKERLVRAKVKENIRTKAVMLSVASALTLYDNYLIGALIFENDPRLRRLSNDPDIGFDVSSNVLLEITLAANSIKNQKRIQDGISFFEKKQKHFIGQSDNEYEYLKLLIYSSPSYNHIKNLTTKEMVGKKFKVFGRMSQDIFAELKKDGFDGISKFFGNSIGLVEFRKGKLYKNEKIKEELLKELQPLDVILEKTPFRLTDKLIPGHFGHVAIWVGNESELKEKGLWDNEVVKPFHDQISSKGADNFDGNNIVEALRSGVKLSSLDEFMNIDDIAILRPVFNDSISENQSLLLAFRQLGKKYDFNFDVNTTEKIVCSELAYVCFPQVDWPTEKTLGRHTISPDNVANQCIKGVKFQLITFYHDGVKCQEDKQMELFKSLVE from the coding sequence ATGTTAGTGAGGCCATATAATATTTTTATTGTATTAATTTATTTTGCATTTATATTCTTTGGGTGCTCTATAAAAGAGAAAACAAACAAAAAACAACAGGATAAATATTGTTGGGAAAATATTCATTCTAAAATAGAATCCTATTCAAATTTAGACTCTATTTTAAGTTTTGAAATTTCTGAATTTCAATTATTAGTAGAGCAAAGTCTTGTTGTTAGATCAGAAATGATTCAGTTTTCTAATGAAATAAATTTAGATATTGAAAAACCAATTTCTTCTAAACATTTAGAGTTTTTAAAGTCTAAAACAGAAACATTTTTAGTTTTAAGAGAAAAGTTATACGATATAACCTATAGATATGAATGCGCTCAAGAAGCATCTAAAGAGAGGCTTGTAAGAGCAAAGGTAAAAGAAAACATTAGGACTAAAGCTGTAATGCTTTCTGTAGCATCAGCGTTAACCTTGTACGACAATTATTTGATTGGGGCATTAATATTTGAAAACGACCCTCGTTTAAGGAGGTTGTCAAATGATCCTGACATAGGGTTTGATGTCTCTTCAAATGTATTATTAGAAATTACACTAGCGGCTAATTCTATTAAAAATCAAAAAAGGATTCAAGATGGGATATCTTTTTTTGAAAAAAAACAGAAACATTTTATCGGTCAAAGTGATAACGAATATGAGTATTTGAAATTATTAATATATTCTAGCCCATCTTATAATCATATAAAAAATCTAACCACAAAAGAAATGGTTGGTAAAAAATTTAAAGTGTTCGGTAGAATGTCGCAAGATATTTTTGCTGAATTAAAAAAAGACGGATTTGACGGAATAAGTAAATTTTTTGGTAACTCTATTGGATTAGTCGAGTTTAGAAAGGGAAAGCTTTATAAAAACGAGAAGATCAAAGAAGAGCTATTAAAAGAACTTCAACCCCTAGATGTTATTCTAGAAAAAACTCCCTTTCGTTTAACAGATAAATTAATACCAGGGCATTTCGGACATGTCGCTATTTGGGTTGGGAATGAAAGTGAATTAAAAGAAAAAGGGTTATGGGATAATGAAGTTGTTAAGCCATTTCATGATCAAATTAGCTCAAAAGGAGCTGATAATTTTGATGGGAATAATATAGTTGAAGCTTTAAGGAGTGGAGTTAAACTTAGCTCTTTAGATGAATTTATGAATATTGATGATATTGCTATTTTAAGACCTGTTTTTAATGATAGTATTAGCGAGAACCAATCACTGTTACTTGCATTTAGACAACTTGGGAAAAAATATGATTTTAATTTTGATGTTAACACAACAGAAAAAATAGTTTGTTCCGAATTAGCTTATGTTTGTTTTCCTCAAGTAGATTGGCCTACAGAAAAAACATTAGGAAGACATACTATTAGTCCTGACAATGTTGCTAATCAATGTATTAAAGGAGTAAAATTTCAACTGATTACTTTTTATCATGATGGTGTTAAATGCCAAGAAGATAAACAAATGGAATTATTTAAATCTTTAGTGGAATAA
- a CDS encoding DUF6150 family protein, whose translation MKNLILLLTLVLSFILSSNTSLKAQKIFKVKYESQADIKVYIVKYESQCDLKVFNVKYESQAKKDGLWYVVKYESQADKKIYFVDYESQADLKIYFVDYESQAGWKNNAKSHLLKF comes from the coding sequence ATGAAAAACTTAATTCTCCTACTTACACTCGTTCTTAGTTTTATACTTAGCTCAAATACATCATTAAAAGCTCAAAAAATATTTAAAGTTAAATACGAAAGTCAAGCAGACATTAAAGTTTACATTGTGAAGTACGAATCGCAATGCGACTTAAAAGTATTTAATGTAAAGTATGAGAGTCAAGCCAAAAAAGATGGGCTTTGGTATGTTGTAAAATACGAGAGCCAAGCCGATAAAAAAATCTACTTTGTTGATTACGAAAGTCAGGCTGATTTAAAAATTTACTTTGTAGATTATGAAAGCCAAGCTGGGTGGAAAAACAATGCAAAATCACATCTATTAAAGTTTTAA
- a CDS encoding nucleotide pyrophosphohydrolase: MTLEQAQQTVNNWIKEHGVRYFNELTNMAMLTEEVGEVARIIARRYGEQSEKESDKNKDLGEEMADVLFVLLCLANQTGVDLTDALNKNLEKKTKRDGERHHNNPKLK, encoded by the coding sequence ATGACATTAGAACAAGCACAACAAACAGTAAATAATTGGATAAAAGAACATGGTGTTCGTTATTTTAATGAATTGACCAATATGGCAATGCTTACAGAAGAAGTTGGCGAAGTAGCTCGCATTATTGCGCGTAGATATGGTGAACAGTCTGAAAAAGAAAGCGATAAAAACAAAGACTTAGGAGAAGAAATGGCAGATGTTTTGTTTGTTTTGTTGTGTTTGGCTAACCAAACAGGTGTTGACTTGACTGATGCACTAAACAAAAACTTAGAAAAGAAAACGAAAAGGGATGGAGAACGTCATCACAATAATCCTAAGTTAAAATAG
- a CDS encoding YfbK domain-containing protein, whose translation MKTQKTKALHYLLVVILIGLFNQSYAADAILKGKVIDKQTKATLPMVNVYLKSETGKTIKSTLTDVDGKFEITGIAPSTYNVIVEMIGYRKFTKKGIILSSAVTKNMVFELSSNTPQIVDEIDVVNAEDEKEESISTVAVSKDKYKKDRRMKSAEMSAGYASPMIIGNVVSRQDNFNTESYSPISENDFKNVIASPLSTFSIDVDAASYSNMRRFITNGQNPPADAVRIEEMINYFSYDYPQPKGEHPFSITTEMSDCPWNKNNKLIHIGLQGKKMDMSELPSSNLVFLLDVSGSMSSLNKLPLLKKSFNLLVNNLTENDRVAIVVYAGAAGLVLPSTPGNDKERIMEALNNLNAGGSTAGGAGIKLAYKIAQENFIKEGNNRIILATDGDFNIGASSDGEMTRLIEEKRKSGVYLTCLGFGMGNYKDSKMETLADKGNGNYAYIDNILEAKKVLVTEMGGTMFTIAKDVKLQLEFNPEKIESYKLIGYENRLLNDEDFNDDTKDAGELGAGHTVTALYEVVLKGQGIAPSVDPLRYQRLTELIPTPKTDEILTVKFRYKKPTEDKSNLIVNHLTDKSVLLNKTSENFRFSAAVAEFGLLLRNSKHKAEASFEKVLALAKASKGKDEFGYRAEFIRLVEMSEMQASAYLNEE comes from the coding sequence ATGAAAACTCAAAAAACAAAAGCACTTCACTATCTATTGGTAGTTATTTTAATCGGACTATTTAATCAGTCTTATGCAGCAGATGCCATTTTAAAAGGAAAAGTAATTGATAAACAAACAAAAGCAACATTACCAATGGTAAATGTTTATTTAAAATCAGAAACGGGTAAAACTATAAAGTCGACCTTAACAGACGTTGATGGGAAGTTTGAAATTACAGGTATTGCACCTTCAACATATAACGTGATTGTTGAAATGATAGGGTATAGAAAATTTACTAAAAAAGGGATAATTCTTAGCTCAGCAGTTACAAAAAATATGGTTTTTGAATTGAGCAGTAATACTCCTCAAATTGTAGACGAAATTGATGTAGTTAATGCTGAAGACGAAAAAGAGGAAAGCATAAGTACGGTAGCTGTTTCGAAAGATAAATATAAAAAAGATAGAAGAATGAAAAGTGCAGAGATGAGCGCTGGTTATGCTAGTCCAATGATTATTGGCAACGTAGTTTCTCGACAAGATAATTTTAATACAGAGTCTTACAGCCCAATTTCGGAGAATGATTTTAAAAATGTAATAGCAAGCCCTTTATCTACTTTTTCAATAGATGTAGATGCTGCTTCATATTCAAATATGAGAAGATTTATTACAAATGGACAAAATCCACCAGCAGATGCAGTAAGAATAGAAGAAATGATTAATTATTTCTCTTACGATTATCCACAACCAAAAGGAGAACATCCTTTTAGCATTACTACTGAAATGAGCGATTGTCCTTGGAATAAAAACAACAAATTAATTCATATCGGATTGCAAGGTAAGAAAATGGATATGAGTGAATTACCATCAAGTAATCTAGTATTTTTATTAGATGTTTCAGGGTCGATGAGTTCGCTAAACAAATTGCCATTATTAAAAAAATCGTTTAATCTTTTAGTAAATAACTTAACCGAAAATGATAGAGTTGCAATAGTAGTTTATGCTGGGGCAGCAGGATTGGTTTTACCATCAACCCCAGGGAACGATAAAGAAAGAATAATGGAAGCATTAAACAATTTAAATGCTGGAGGTTCAACAGCAGGAGGTGCTGGTATAAAGTTAGCTTATAAAATAGCACAAGAAAACTTTATTAAAGAAGGAAACAACAGAATTATTTTAGCAACAGATGGCGATTTTAATATTGGAGCAAGTAGTGATGGTGAAATGACTCGATTGATTGAAGAGAAAAGAAAATCTGGAGTTTATTTGACTTGTTTAGGTTTTGGAATGGGAAATTACAAAGATTCTAAAATGGAAACATTAGCTGACAAAGGAAATGGCAATTATGCTTACATCGATAATATTTTAGAAGCGAAAAAAGTATTGGTTACCGAAATGGGAGGAACAATGTTTACAATAGCTAAAGATGTAAAATTGCAATTAGAGTTTAATCCAGAAAAAATAGAATCGTACAAATTAATAGGATATGAAAACCGATTGTTAAATGATGAAGATTTTAATGATGATACTAAAGATGCAGGAGAATTAGGTGCAGGACATACAGTAACTGCTCTTTATGAAGTTGTTTTAAAAGGACAAGGAATTGCTCCTTCAGTTGATCCATTACGTTACCAACGATTAACCGAACTAATTCCAACGCCTAAAACTGATGAGATTTTGACTGTAAAGTTTAGATATAAAAAACCAACAGAAGATAAGAGTAACTTAATTGTAAATCACTTAACTGACAAAAGTGTTTTATTAAATAAAACTTCAGAAAACTTTAGATTTTCGGCTGCTGTTGCTGAGTTTGGATTGTTGTTAAGAAATTCAAAACATAAAGCGGAAGCTTCTTTCGAAAAAGTGTTGGCTCTTGCAAAAGCAAGCAAAGGAAAAGATGAGTTTGGTTATAGAGCAGAATTTATTAGGCTGGTAGAAATGAGTGAGATGCAAGCAAGTGCGTATTTAAACGAAGAATAG